From the genome of Vibrio gangliei, one region includes:
- a CDS encoding diacylglycerol kinase translates to MSEKVVVKRTGLMRILFTLKHSFNGLKWMVKNEAAFQQELVLFVPLAALAIYLDISAMQTIALILSMMFVLFAEMVNTAIEAVVDRVGLEYHELSGVAKNVGSALVTLSMIMCLMVWGVIIYPLF, encoded by the coding sequence ATGAGTGAAAAAGTTGTTGTAAAACGTACCGGCTTAATGCGAATTTTGTTCACCCTCAAACACAGCTTTAATGGCTTAAAGTGGATGGTCAAAAACGAAGCGGCATTTCAACAAGAATTGGTTCTGTTTGTTCCTTTAGCCGCGCTGGCCATTTATTTAGATATTTCAGCGATGCAAACCATCGCACTTATTTTGTCTATGATGTTTGTGTTGTTTGCAGAAATGGTGAATACCGCGATTGAAGCCGTGGTAGACCGAGTTGGGTTGGAATATCACGAATTATCTGGTGTTGCCAAAAACGTCGGGTCGGCTTTAGTCACATTGAGTATGATCATGTGTTTGATGGTCTGGGGCGTGATCATTTATCCCTTGTTTTAA
- a CDS encoding sensor histidine kinase — MKAKMTSIKRNLVNSISLVFGIIIFAVYLSIDLSLDSWVDDQFDKSLVNKANYMKSLVKVSGDTLSFDDDMMSEFQDDGDDVHYYQLWFQDTSFKRSQSLSSYPEVQLIKVSLPLNTNQLLDVTLPNGEEGRAFLSYFLPESEQLSSEHEHPVYLALYQSTHSLERMLVFLDIFLVVTFFISIFVMRYLAIRIVDKGLQPLLTMNDKIKQIEIGQNSVAEIPQPASPVEEIEPIRKELNAFIKANQAFLQNEKRLTGDIAHELKTPIAEIMSLSEVYIRYPNDERIGQTYKQDMLKIAQRMKKIVDNLLLLQRTSSSTLQIEQEAIDVYQLVEEVLAELSFKFEDLKQRVNLDIEQPMVFGDAFSLQTILTNLIDNALFYSPESSVVQIRLYEQAGGMSLSVENPVATTLNEKDIQHLVEPMYQADQSRTANDRYGLGLSIVNNLCELNHYQLRVEYLAPEQQIGFIVSGLCEKFIKRDE; from the coding sequence ATGAAAGCCAAAATGACCTCTATTAAACGCAACTTAGTCAATTCTATCTCGCTGGTGTTCGGGATCATTATTTTCGCGGTCTATTTGTCTATTGACTTGAGTTTAGATTCTTGGGTTGATGATCAATTTGATAAATCCCTGGTAAATAAAGCCAACTATATGAAATCACTGGTTAAAGTATCGGGTGATACGCTCAGCTTTGATGATGATATGATGTCAGAGTTTCAAGACGATGGTGATGATGTTCACTATTATCAATTGTGGTTTCAAGATACCAGTTTCAAACGTTCGCAATCTTTATCTTCTTACCCTGAAGTACAATTGATCAAAGTTTCCCTTCCACTGAACACGAATCAATTATTGGATGTCACACTGCCAAATGGGGAAGAAGGTCGAGCATTTCTTTCCTATTTTTTGCCTGAATCTGAACAGTTGTCCTCGGAGCATGAACACCCTGTCTACTTAGCCTTATATCAATCGACTCATTCATTAGAACGTATGTTGGTGTTTCTCGATATATTTTTGGTTGTGACATTCTTTATATCGATTTTTGTCATGCGCTATCTTGCCATTCGAATTGTTGATAAAGGGCTGCAACCGCTCTTGACCATGAATGACAAAATCAAGCAAATCGAGATTGGACAAAATTCAGTGGCAGAGATCCCTCAACCCGCAAGCCCAGTGGAAGAAATCGAACCTATCCGTAAAGAGCTCAATGCTTTCATCAAAGCGAACCAAGCTTTTTTGCAAAATGAAAAACGGTTAACGGGTGATATTGCTCATGAACTTAAAACGCCCATTGCGGAGATCATGAGTTTGAGTGAAGTCTATATTCGCTACCCTAATGACGAAAGAATTGGGCAAACCTATAAGCAAGATATGCTGAAAATTGCCCAGAGAATGAAGAAGATCGTTGATAACTTATTGTTATTACAAAGAACATCGTCATCCACTTTGCAAATTGAACAAGAAGCGATCGACGTTTATCAGTTAGTTGAAGAAGTCTTGGCTGAATTGTCATTTAAATTTGAAGATTTGAAGCAGCGGGTCAACCTCGATATTGAGCAGCCGATGGTGTTTGGTGATGCTTTTTCATTGCAAACCATACTCACTAACCTGATTGATAATGCCTTATTTTACAGCCCAGAATCGTCGGTTGTTCAGATTCGCTTATATGAGCAGGCTGGTGGAATGTCACTATCTGTAGAAAACCCAGTGGCAACCACACTTAATGAAAAAGACATTCAGCACCTTGTTGAGCCTATGTATCAAGCCGACCAATCTCGGACCGCCAATGATCGCTATGGATTGGGACTTTCCATTGTGAATAACCTTTGCGAGCTAAATCACTATCAATTGAGAGTCGAATACCTGGCACCAGAGCAACAAATTGGCTTTATCGTGAGTGGGCTTTGTGAAAAATTCATAAAAAGAGATGAATGA
- a CDS encoding response regulator transcription factor: MKLLIIEDSEALRRGIVVGLNNLGFTLDETGDGSAGLSMALSHHYDLIILDLMLPNVDGMSILRTLRQQGIQSKVLILSAKILPQDRIDGLMQGADDYLTKPFSFEELHARILAILRRGELVQQDNRQTVGGFCLDLETMRFTYQGQEIELTRNEFKIIECLFSAKGRVVNVEMISESVVGTFDYLSKNTIESHLSSVRKKARAIGGTLPVKNKRGFGYFVEEAE, encoded by the coding sequence ATGAAATTATTAATCATTGAAGATTCAGAAGCATTACGTCGCGGCATTGTGGTTGGTTTGAATAATCTCGGTTTTACCTTAGATGAAACTGGCGACGGTTCGGCGGGGCTTAGTATGGCACTGAGCCATCACTATGATTTGATCATTTTGGATCTGATGCTGCCTAACGTTGATGGCATGAGCATATTGCGCACATTGCGCCAGCAAGGTATTCAAAGTAAGGTGTTGATTTTATCAGCTAAAATTCTGCCTCAAGACCGAATTGATGGTTTGATGCAAGGTGCGGATGATTACCTTACAAAGCCGTTTTCTTTTGAAGAATTGCATGCTCGGATCTTGGCAATATTACGCCGTGGCGAATTAGTGCAACAGGACAATCGTCAAACCGTGGGCGGGTTTTGCCTTGATTTAGAAACGATGCGCTTTACATATCAAGGGCAAGAAATAGAACTCACCCGAAATGAATTTAAGATCATTGAGTGTTTATTTTCGGCTAAAGGTCGTGTCGTGAATGTCGAAATGATCAGTGAATCTGTAGTCGGGACATTCGATTATTTATCTAAAAATACCATTGAATCGCATTTATCTTCAGTGAGAAAAAAAGCGCGAGCTATTGGTGGCACATTGCCAGTCAAAAATAAACGTGGCTTTGGCTACTTTGTTGAAGAGGCGGAGTGA
- a CDS encoding phosphoethanolamine transferase yields the protein MLSFVTRLWNADSFYRPQCKVTTMIIMVAFYYGFILNYPIVREIFSLSQDVPDFWFPYTGPLVLFFAFCTIFSLFAIPYIMKPFFVILTLTSSVALYGAEQFHALFDSTMLENVFETNVSEILFYVNVRSGFYFVVFGVIPSLLLIWVKVDYRSSIFRELASRIILMLLGLLGITLIAITTYKDYASVGRNNHYLNKMIIPGHVYEGYKYVKRNYLTQPLTYRSFGNDAKLLPTENKKPTLVVMVLGETARAMNFAENGYQRDTQPYTKNLGFISLHDVASCGTYTALSVPCMFSNMNRTNYNKARAYSQDNAVDIIAKAGVETLWIENDGGDKGVAHNTNKVEIDPTQDPALCNGETCYDEVMLKPAKTFIEHDDKNKFVVLHTIGSHGPTYFQRFPAQMARFAPWCNSKDIEQCTDQEITNVYDNTLVYTDYFLAQVVKLLQTYSKDYNVAMMYVSDHGESLGENGLYLHGTPYSIAPKEQRTVPWLLWMPKQYTEQKQLDVSCVEKAAKQTNLSHDYFFHSLIGFYGVTTQAKNAELDIFSRCHV from the coding sequence ATTATTATGGTGGCGTTTTATTATGGCTTTATTCTGAACTATCCGATTGTCAGGGAGATTTTCTCCTTAAGCCAGGACGTGCCAGATTTTTGGTTTCCTTATACTGGCCCCTTGGTGCTGTTTTTTGCGTTTTGTACGATTTTTTCGTTGTTCGCGATTCCCTATATCATGAAACCGTTTTTCGTCATATTGACGCTCACTTCATCGGTGGCCTTGTATGGCGCTGAGCAATTTCATGCCTTATTTGATAGCACAATGCTAGAAAATGTATTTGAGACCAATGTGTCGGAAATTTTGTTCTACGTGAATGTCCGTTCCGGCTTTTATTTTGTTGTGTTTGGCGTGATCCCGTCACTGTTATTAATCTGGGTAAAAGTGGACTATCGCTCTTCAATATTTCGCGAGCTAGCGTCACGCATCATTCTGATGTTATTGGGGTTGCTTGGGATTACTTTGATTGCCATTACCACCTATAAAGACTACGCCTCTGTGGGGCGCAACAATCACTATCTCAATAAAATGATCATCCCTGGGCACGTTTATGAAGGCTATAAATACGTTAAGCGAAATTACCTGACTCAGCCATTGACATATCGTTCATTCGGTAACGATGCCAAGTTATTGCCGACTGAAAATAAGAAGCCGACTCTTGTGGTGATGGTGCTGGGTGAAACCGCACGAGCGATGAACTTTGCAGAGAATGGTTATCAGCGTGATACCCAGCCGTATACTAAGAATCTAGGTTTCATTTCATTGCACGATGTGGCTTCTTGCGGCACTTATACCGCGCTGTCCGTGCCTTGTATGTTTTCAAATATGAATCGTACAAACTACAACAAGGCAAGAGCGTACTCGCAAGATAATGCGGTTGATATTATTGCTAAAGCCGGCGTTGAAACCTTATGGATTGAGAATGATGGTGGTGACAAAGGCGTGGCGCATAATACCAATAAGGTTGAAATTGATCCCACTCAAGACCCTGCATTATGTAATGGGGAAACGTGTTATGACGAAGTCATGCTCAAGCCTGCCAAGACGTTTATTGAGCATGATGACAAAAACAAATTCGTTGTGCTACATACTATTGGCAGCCATGGCCCTACGTATTTCCAACGGTTTCCTGCTCAAATGGCTCGTTTTGCGCCTTGGTGTAACAGTAAAGACATTGAGCAGTGTACCGATCAGGAAATTACCAATGTGTATGATAATACTCTGGTATATACTGACTACTTTTTGGCGCAAGTGGTCAAGCTGTTACAGACCTATTCTAAAGACTACAACGTGGCCATGATGTATGTCTCTGACCATGGTGAATCGCTAGGCGAGAATGGATTATATTTGCATGGTACGCCGTATTCTATTGCGCCTAAAGAGCAAAGAACCGTGCCATGGCTGCTCTGGATGCCAAAACAATATACAGAGCAAAAGCAGCTGGATGTGTCTTGTGTGGAGAAGGCTGCGAAACAAACGAATCTTTCACATGATTATTTCTTTCATAGTTTGATTGGTTTTTATGGTGTCACGACTCAAGCGAAAAATGCCGAGTTGGACATATTTTCCCGTTGTCATGTTTAA